The DNA segment CGCCGGCTTGCCGCACCTGCCGGCCGTCCTCTCCGCGGCGAAGTCCTACTCCGAGCGCCTCTTCCGGTACGCGCGGATCGACCGCCTCGACCGGGACGCCGCCGACCTGGCGCTGGGCGTGCCGGCCGAGCGGGAGGGCGTCGAGTACGACCAGGAGGCGCTCGACCTGCTCTACGAGAAGTCCGGCGGCTATCCGTACTTCGTGCAGGCCTATGGGAAGGCCACCTGGGACCACGCCCCGCAGACCCCGATCACGGCGAACGACGTGCAGGTCGCGGCCCCGGAGGCGGAGGCCGAACTGGCGGTCGGCTTCTTCGGTTCCCGGTTCGAACGGGCCACCCCGGCCGAGCGGGAGTACATGCGGGCCATGGCCGCGCTCTCCAGCGATCCCGGCAACGACATGGACGCCGCCGTGCCGACCTCGGACATCGCGACGTCGCTCGGACGCAAGCCGGCCAGCCTCTCCCCGGCCCGCGATGCCCTGATCAAGAAGGGGCTCATCTACTCCGGGGAACGGGGCACCGTGGCGTTCACCGTCCCGCACTTCGGCCGCTACCTCAGGACGCAGCCGGTATGAGGCCGTCGCTGCGGGTATAACCGAATTCATGAAGCCCGTTCGCAGCGCCGCCCGTGCCATGCTCGCTTCGATCTTCGTGATCAGTGGTGTCCGCGTGCTGATCCAGCCCGGTGAGGGCCGGATCCAGGCGGCCCGCCGGGTCACTCCCTGGCTGGAGAAGCTGGATCCGCGTATCCCGGCCGATCCCGAGACGGTGGTCCGGGCGAAGGCGGCGGCCGACGTCGTCGCCGGTCTCGCGCTCGCGACCGGCCACTTCACCCGTCCCGCCGCGGCAGTGCTGGCCGCCGGCCTGCTGCCGACCACCTACGCCGGCCACCCGTTCTGGGCCGTGCCGAAGGAGGAGCGTGCCGCCCAGCAGGTCCACTTCCTGAAGAACCTGGGCCTGCTCGGCGGTCTGCTGCTGGCCGCCGCCGACACCGAGGGCAAGCCGAACCTGCGCTACCGGACCTCGCACGCCGTCGACCGCAGCCAGCGCAAGATGAAGCGTGCCGTCCGGACCGCCAGGCGAGAAGCCAAGATCGCCGCCATCTCCGCGACGACAGCCCGCAAACTCCCCGGGTGAGTGGCGGGCATGTCCGGATAACAACCTATAAGCGGCCTTTGCGTTAAAGCGGACGAGGGGCCGCACGGTCGGTCTGCGCCTTCTAAGCTCGCTTCCGCCCGGCTACAAACCTGCCGCCCGCTCTCCTCCGATCCGTCCTGTTCGGAATCGGTCGAGGGCCGGGCGACAGCCGTGCCGTGCCCGGAGGACGAGACGGGGGTCGCGCCATGCCGGCAGTCAACAAGGGTGGGCGCCGTGCTGCGCTGCTTGCGCTGGGCGGTGCGGTCACGCTCCTGCTCATCACCCTTCTCCAGCATCTGTACGGCCTGAGCACCCTGGAAGTACAGCTAGCAGCAATCCGATCGTGGATCGTCGGCGACGGCCTCTACACGTACCGTGAAACCGGCGCCGCCTTCACCCCGGCCCTGGCCCTGCTGATCGCGCCGCTGGCCACCCTCCCGCTGCCGGTGGCCGGCTGGCTGCTGACGCTGGCGAGCCTGGCCGCACTGCTGCTGTCGTCCGTGGTGCTGACCGGACCGCTCGCCCGCCGCTACGGACGCAACCGGATGACGCTGGCCCTGACCCTCACCGCGCTCGCCCTAGCCGCCGGCCCGGTGCGGGCCGCGATCGGACTCGGCCGCACCGACGTGATCCTCTTCGGCTTGGTGGTCGCCGACCTGGTGGCGCTGCGCCGGGCGCGGGCGTACCGCTGGTGGCCCGCGACAAAAGCGGAACGCTCACCGAAGGAGTGGCTGCACCACATCTGGCGAACCGGCGGCTGGGCCGGCGTCGGCGTCGGACTGGCCGGCGCTCTCGCGGCCGGCCCCCTGCTGCTGATCCTCTACCTGCTGCTCAGCAAGCAGCGCCGGGCCGCCCTGACCGCACTGGCCACCGCTGCCGTCGTCACGCTGGGCACCCTGGTCGCGGCCCCTTCCGAGGCCCTGAGCTGGTACGGGACGGTGGTCTGGGAACTGGATCGGACCGTCCCGATGAACGACCCCGGCAACCAGTCACTGGCCGGTGTGCTGGCCCGTCTCTACGGCCTCAACGCCCCGCCCGTACTGGTCTGGCTCTCCTTCGGTGTGCTGCTGCTCGCCGTGGGCCTGATCCGGGCCCGGTCCGCTCACGCCGACCGCGACGAGACGGCCGCCTTCACCCTGATCTGCCTGGCCGGGGCGGCGGCCGGCCCGGTGACCGGCCCGGGTGAGGCGATCTGGCTGCTGCCGGCCGTGCTGATCCTGACCGACAAGGCCCTCCGCCGCCGAACCACTCCGGCCCATCCGCGAGCCCGATTCCCCGGTGCGGGTTTCGCGGCGGCGGCCCTGGCAGGATGCGCCCTGCTACTGCTGGACCCCCTGGGAGCGGTAGTCGGGAACGGCTACGCCATCCTCCTGATCGTCCTGGTCAACGCCTTGCCGTGGAGCCCGGAGCCCACCGGCCGCCCACCACTGCGCCGCACACCTCGACGCCGCCAAGCAGCGATCCCCGTCCCCCGAGGCGGCTGACCCACCTCGGCTGGGCACTCGTGGGGCGTGAGGGCACGCCGGGGCCGGCGGTGGCGTGAGCCGGGCGAAGGTGGCCGCCGGTGTGGTGCGCTGGGCGACGCTTTCGATGCGGTGGGGGACGGCCGTCATCCCCGTACGACTAAGGGCAATTGACCCATTCTTCGGTGCCGTCCCGGAAAACCTGGCGCTTCCAGATCGGCAGCCGCGCCTTGGCCTCGTCGACCAGGCGGGCGCACGCCGCGAACGCCGCCGCGCGGTGGGCGGTGCTGACCGAGGCGACCAGCGCCACGTCGCCGATCTGCAGGGTGCCGATGCGGTGCGAGACGGCGACGGCGTAGACGTCCGGGTCGGCGGCGATCTCGTCGGCCACCTCGCGGAGGATCTTCTCGGCGGTGGGGTGACCCTCGTATTCGAGAAGGGTCACGCCCCGGCCGCCGTCGTGGTCGCGCACCACGCCCTGGAAGGACACCACGGCACCGGCACGCGGGTCGGCCACGGCGGCTTCGTGAGCGGCGAGGTCGAGCGGCGCGTCGATCACCTCGACGCGGGCGACGAAAGTCATGGGTCAGCGCTCCCCGGGCGTCAGCGGAAGGGGCAGGAAGGGAACCAGGTCGCCGGCCGCGGCCTGCGAACCGGGACGGACCACTACGAAACCGTGCGCGTTCGCCAGGCCCCGGAGCATCGCGGAACCCACGTGACCGACCGGCGTCGCGGTGCGGCCGGAAGCGTCCAGCGCGGCGAGGGCGAGGTGCGTGTCACCGCCGCGGCCCCGCACCGCCGCCGACAGCTCGACCAGTGGCAGTGGCGCGAGCGGGCGACCACGCAGGCCGGCCAGCAGCGGTGCGACCAGCGAGATCAGGGCGATCACCGCGGACTGCGGGTTGCCGGGCAGCCCGGCGATGAAGCGCGGGCGAGGACCCGGAACCCGGGCCAGCAGCATCGGGAAGCCGGGGCGGACCGCGACGGTGTTCACGATGTAGTCGGCGCCGAGCTCGGCAAGCGCGGGGTGCAGGTGGTCGACCGGGCCGTGCATGGTGCCGCCGGTCGTGCAGACGACGTCGGCCTCGTCGAGACCGGATCGGATCGCGTCGAGGTGGGCGTCGAGGGTGTCCTTCACCGGGCCGGTGACGCTGGTGACGGTCGCGCCGTTGCGGCGCAGCCAGCCGGGGACCTGCGGGCCCAGCGAGTCGCGGACCCGGCCGGCACCGGGCGGGCCCTCGGTCAGCAGCTCGTCGCCGAAGACCAGCATCGCGGCGCGAGGAACCGGGTAGACCGGGACATCCGAGTAACCGCAGGTGGCGGCGACTCCGATGACGGCCGGGTCGATCGGCGTCCCGGCCGGGAGCAGCTCCTCACCGCGGTGCGCCTCCTCACCCGGCAGACGCCAGTCGGGCACCGGGCCGTTGCGCGGCTCGCCGGAGACCCGGCCGTCCGGGCCGGTCGTCGAGTCCTCGATGCGGACCAGGGCGGTCGCGCCCTCCGGCACCATCGCGCCGGTGGCGATCTCGACACAGGCGCCGTCGCGACTGAGCGGCGGAGGTGTGCCGCCGGCCAGCACCCGGCCCTCGGGCAGCCACGGCCCGGGACCGCGCACGGCCCAGCCGTCGATGCTCGACGTCGGGAACGCGGGCAGGTCGGTCAGCGCACGCAGGGGCTCGGCGAGGGTCCGGCCGTCGGCGTCGGCGAGTGGCACCCGCTCGGCGCGGCCCGCGGCGGCGACACCCGCCTGATAGGCCAGCGACCGCGCCTGTTCCCAATCCACTGTCACCCGCAGAGCCTAACGCCGAGCCGTCAGTGATCTCCGCCGCGGATCTGGTCGACGGTGTGCTTCAGGATCGGGCCGAGCACGGCCAGCCCGTCCTTGGCGCCGCCGGTGGATCCGGGCAGGTTCACGATGAGCGTGCGCCCGGCGACACCGGCCAGGCCACGGGAGAGGGCGGCCGCCGGCACGCGGTCCCGGCTGTACGCCCGGATCGCCTCGGCGATGCCCGGAATCTCGAAATCGAGCAGGCCACGGGTCGCCTCGGGAGTCCGGTCGGTCGGGGTGACCCCGGTGCCGCCGCTGGTCAGCACGACGTCGACGCCCTCGTCGATCGCGTCCCGCAGCGCCGCGGCCACCGGATCGCCGTCCGGGACCACGACCGGGTCGCCGACCTCGCAGCCGAGGTCACGCAGGCCGGCCACGAGACGCGGGCCGCTGGTGTCGGAGTAGACGCCGGCCGAGGCGCGGTTCGACGCGACGATCACCCGGGCCTTCACGGGCGGTCCGCCGGGCGCTCCCAGAGGCCGGTCTTGCCGCCCTCCTTGCGGATCACCCGCACGTCTTCGATGCTCGCCGCCGGGTCGACCGCCTTGATCATGTCGATCACGGTGAGACCGGCCGTCGCGACAGCGGTGAGGGCTTCCATCTCCACGCCGGTCCGGTCCGCGGTCTTGGTGGTCGCGGTGATCTCCACTGTGGTGTCGGTGGGGGTCAACTCCACGGTGACACCGTGCAGCCCGATCGGGTGACACAGCGGGATGAGATCTGGGGTCCGTTTCGCGCCCATGATGCCCGCGAGGCGCGCCACGGCGAGGGCGTCACCCTTCGGCAGGCCGTCCCGGCGCAGCAGGTCGATCACCTCGGCGGTGGTGCGGACCCGGCCTGCGGCGACGGCACGACGCGCGCTGACCGCCTTGGCGGACACGTCGACCATCCGGGCCGCGCCGGTCTCGTCGACGTGGGTCAGCTGGAATTCCTGGGGCATACCGGGAGCTTATAGAGCGCTCGAGGCCGCCGCGTTCGCATCGCCGCCGTATTGGCTTCACACTTTGTCCATACCGGGAGGTCATGCTTCCGGCACTGGTCAGGGTCGTGGTGGCAGTTTACGAAAATGAAATTCGGAATGCGATTTTCATTGCATTGAGTTGCCATTCCGAAACTGTCGGTAACGAAGTCGCGATCTATTCTCGCATTCTGCGCATAGTTACACGATCCACTTGAAACCGACATGCCACGGAACCTAAGTTCTGTCCTGTCGCGACGGACAAGTGCCAAATCCCCGTCACCGGAGCACG comes from the Actinoplanes sp. OR16 genome and includes:
- the moaC gene encoding cyclic pyranopterin monophosphate synthase MoaC, translated to MPQEFQLTHVDETGAARMVDVSAKAVSARRAVAAGRVRTTAEVIDLLRRDGLPKGDALAVARLAGIMGAKRTPDLIPLCHPIGLHGVTVELTPTDTTVEITATTKTADRTGVEMEALTAVATAGLTVIDMIKAVDPAASIEDVRVIRKEGGKTGLWERPADRP
- a CDS encoding DoxX family membrane protein produces the protein MKPVRSAARAMLASIFVISGVRVLIQPGEGRIQAARRVTPWLEKLDPRIPADPETVVRAKAAADVVAGLALATGHFTRPAAAVLAAGLLPTTYAGHPFWAVPKEERAAQQVHFLKNLGLLGGLLLAAADTEGKPNLRYRTSHAVDRSQRKMKRAVRTARREAKIAAISATTARKLPG
- a CDS encoding molybdopterin molybdotransferase MoeA; its protein translation is MDWEQARSLAYQAGVAAAGRAERVPLADADGRTLAEPLRALTDLPAFPTSSIDGWAVRGPGPWLPEGRVLAGGTPPPLSRDGACVEIATGAMVPEGATALVRIEDSTTGPDGRVSGEPRNGPVPDWRLPGEEAHRGEELLPAGTPIDPAVIGVAATCGYSDVPVYPVPRAAMLVFGDELLTEGPPGAGRVRDSLGPQVPGWLRRNGATVTSVTGPVKDTLDAHLDAIRSGLDEADVVCTTGGTMHGPVDHLHPALAELGADYIVNTVAVRPGFPMLLARVPGPRPRFIAGLPGNPQSAVIALISLVAPLLAGLRGRPLAPLPLVELSAAVRGRGGDTHLALAALDASGRTATPVGHVGSAMLRGLANAHGFVVVRPGSQAAAGDLVPFLPLPLTPGER
- a CDS encoding molybdenum cofactor biosynthesis protein B, whose product is MGAPGGPPVKARVIVASNRASAGVYSDTSGPRLVAGLRDLGCEVGDPVVVPDGDPVAAALRDAIDEGVDVVLTSGGTGVTPTDRTPEATRGLLDFEIPGIAEAIRAYSRDRVPAAALSRGLAGVAGRTLIVNLPGSTGGAKDGLAVLGPILKHTVDQIRGGDH
- a CDS encoding glycosyltransferase family 87 protein, translated to MPAVNKGGRRAALLALGGAVTLLLITLLQHLYGLSTLEVQLAAIRSWIVGDGLYTYRETGAAFTPALALLIAPLATLPLPVAGWLLTLASLAALLLSSVVLTGPLARRYGRNRMTLALTLTALALAAGPVRAAIGLGRTDVILFGLVVADLVALRRARAYRWWPATKAERSPKEWLHHIWRTGGWAGVGVGLAGALAAGPLLLILYLLLSKQRRAALTALATAAVVTLGTLVAAPSEALSWYGTVVWELDRTVPMNDPGNQSLAGVLARLYGLNAPPVLVWLSFGVLLLAVGLIRARSAHADRDETAAFTLICLAGAAAGPVTGPGEAIWLLPAVLILTDKALRRRTTPAHPRARFPGAGFAAAALAGCALLLLDPLGAVVGNGYAILLIVLVNALPWSPEPTGRPPLRRTPRRRQAAIPVPRGG
- a CDS encoding molybdenum cofactor biosynthesis protein MoaE, producing the protein MTFVARVEVIDAPLDLAAHEAAVADPRAGAVVSFQGVVRDHDGGRGVTLLEYEGHPTAEKILREVADEIAADPDVYAVAVSHRIGTLQIGDVALVASVSTAHRAAAFAACARLVDEAKARLPIWKRQVFRDGTEEWVNCP